The segment AGCCCGTCGTCGTCGAGCACGACGACCACATCGACACCGCCGTGCTGCCGCAGCCACGCGACACCCGCGTTCCGCCCGCCCGGGATCCCGAGGTTCTCCGGCAGCTCAACACCTTCCACCCAGGCCGGAAGGTCGGGCAGCGCGCTGCCCTGCCCCAGCACGACCACCGAGACGGCCTCACCGTCCTGCGCGGCCACCGAATCAAGCAGAGCGCGCAGTTCCCGTTCGCGGTCTCCCATGGTCAGCACGACCACGCCAAGGGTCAGGCTCATGTCGTCCTCCCGTATCTGATCAGCCGGCCGGATCGGCCCAGTAGTCGGTGAGCATTTCACCGGGCCATGAGGGCTGTTGTACGGGGCCTCGGGGGCCCATCTCCCGGAAGTAGGGCGCCAGATCGTAGACCGGTGATCCGTCGACGGCGTCGAGATCCGTGACGTGGAGGTCGAGTCCGTCGACCCTCACCAGCCGGGGGAACGACTGGGCCAGCTGGTTCGGACGCCGGTGATTGCGGTGCACGAAGGTCCCGGTGGCGGGCCAGCGGGGATCGTTGCGCGGACGGCGCGCGTGCAGAGCCACATCCGCCGGGGACGCCCGGTGGAAGTGCCACACCACCAGCAGGTGGGAGAACTCCTCAAGACCCTGAATCACCTCGGCGGGAAACTCCGGGTCCAGGCGGATGATCGCCGTACCGCTCCACCGATCGTCGGAAACCTCGCTCCGTCCGCCGACCACGAAACCGATGGGCCTGATCTCCAGCGTCTGCGTCATGCGCTTTCCTTCGGCTTCTGGTGGAGGGTGTGAAGGACGGTGTCCAGGGTCGGCGACTGGTCTTTGTGCTGGTCCCAGCGTGAGTAGACGACGGCGGCGGCCTCGGCCAGTTCCGCCGGAAGCCCGGCGGCGCGCAAGGTGTCGGCGACCTCGGTCATTTCGGGCCCCCACCGCCAGGCCCGGGCGGCCACGCTCGGCAGATAGCCGGGGTCGTCCAGGATGTCCTTGTTCATCGACCCGGCCTCGGCCAGCAGGAGATCTCCTACCCCGTGAT is part of the Streptomyces qinzhouensis genome and harbors:
- a CDS encoding SAM-dependent methyltransferase, coding for MTQTLEIRPIGFVVGGRSEVSDDRWSGTAIIRLDPEFPAEVIQGLEEFSHLLVVWHFHRASPADVALHARRPRNDPRWPATGTFVHRNHRRPNQLAQSFPRLVRVDGLDLHVTDLDAVDGSPVYDLAPYFREMGPRGPVQQPSWPGEMLTDYWADPAG